The Acidimicrobiales bacterium genome window below encodes:
- a CDS encoding RidA family protein produces MSDRRRVSSGSPFEATIGFSRAVRVGDRVIVSGTAPVWPDGSCPDDAGTQARRCFEIIAAALYELGAGLGDLVRTRMFLTSPSDAEAVGAVHGELLGASRPAATMVVVAALLDPRWRVEIEAEAVVG; encoded by the coding sequence GTGAGCGACCGGCGCCGGGTCTCGTCGGGGTCGCCGTTCGAGGCCACCATCGGATTCAGCCGGGCGGTGCGGGTCGGGGACCGGGTGATCGTCTCGGGCACGGCGCCGGTCTGGCCCGACGGGAGCTGCCCCGACGACGCCGGCACCCAGGCCCGGCGGTGCTTCGAGATCATCGCCGCCGCCCTCTATGAGCTCGGCGCCGGCCTGGGTGACCTCGTCCGCACCCGGATGTTCCTGACGTCCCCCTCCGACGCCGAGGCGGTCGGGGCCGTGCACGGTGAGCTGCTCGGGGCATCCCGGCCGGCCGCCACCATGGTCGTGGTGGCCGCTCTTCTCGACCCTCGCTGGCGGGTGGAGATCGAGGCCGAGGCGGTAGTCGGGTAG
- a CDS encoding MarR family transcriptional regulator, which translates to MAPGPDPDPAAVANRLGALALVVTDRTSAAVTELAGQSISSATALSALHHFLQAPSIELLSQVLGLTHSATVRLVDRLEDQGYVRRRPGPDARTAAVILTASGRRVASRTSDARLQVLGALVDALSDDERTALDELVGRLLVSLIRRPGATRWTCRLCDTGACGRFAGGCPVGREAERRYGAPPSPEVSPSA; encoded by the coding sequence ATGGCGCCTGGGCCCGACCCCGACCCGGCTGCCGTAGCCAACCGGCTCGGGGCGCTGGCTCTGGTCGTGACCGACCGGACGTCGGCGGCGGTGACCGAGCTGGCCGGCCAGTCGATCAGCTCGGCCACCGCTCTGTCGGCGCTGCACCACTTTCTCCAGGCCCCATCGATCGAGCTGCTGAGCCAGGTCCTCGGCCTCACCCACTCCGCCACCGTCCGGCTGGTCGACCGCTTGGAGGACCAGGGCTACGTCCGGCGCCGTCCGGGGCCCGACGCCCGGACCGCGGCTGTGATCCTCACCGCGTCGGGCCGGCGGGTGGCGTCACGCACCAGTGACGCGCGCCTGCAGGTTCTGGGCGCGCTGGTGGATGCGCTGAGCGACGACGAACGGACGGCGCTCGACGAGCTGGTCGGTCGCCTCCTCGTCAGCCTGATCCGCCGGCCGGGTGCCACGCGGTGGACCTGTCGCCTCTGCGACACCGGCGCGTGCGGCCGCTTCGCCGGGGGCTGCCCGGTGGGCCGGGAGGCCGAGCGCCGCTACGGCGCCCCGCCCTCGCCGGAAGTGAGCCCGTCGGCGTAG